The Helianthus annuus cultivar XRQ/B chromosome 15, HanXRQr2.0-SUNRISE, whole genome shotgun sequence genomic sequence GACCCAGACCCGGAGATGCAGACCGGAACACCGGGCCACCTAATTAGCATCTCAAGTGGTTCCCCATTTCAGGGATCACCGTACCGTGGGCCCGATTCTTTTCAGGAGAGGATGGCCACCTATGATTGGTACTTTACTCCTTCGTACCATAGCTCTCCAGCTCAACCTCCTTTGATTGAGCCCCAGCTTCAACCAATTTGACCTCCACCACTTCCTGTTGAGGAGCCACCTCAACAGCCACCTCAGCCACCTCCCGAGCCTCCGAGGCGAAGGAGGAACGCACGTATATCCGTGAGAGGGGGACCTCGTTTCAGTTCTCCTCAGGGTTCGAGGTCTTACCCTCCTATTCCCGAGGATCCCCAAATGGGTGGACCCTCGAATGCGGTGCCGGAGAACGATCCTCCGCCAGCTTCTTATGCACCACCACAGCCGCCTATGGGTTTCGACAACCCGATCCCGACTTACCCAGGTTCTTCTGGGTACAATCCTTTTGAAAACCCATCGGGATATCCATCGGATTATGGAACTCATGATCCGTACCTTACAGCTGTAGTATACCATCATCTTTACCCTCCAGTTTATCCAACTGGATACCCAGTGCAGGGTTATCAATACCCGCCTTAccaacaacctcctcctccccagcagcagcagcagcaaactcAGGAAATCCTGGAGAGGTTAGATAGgtgatgtgtgcgaggtgttatatatattaggtatatattttaagccctttttacactttttagccaagttttaaatttataaaacacgatatttactaacactaaacacacatatgggcaagttcacccatcgtggacgtagtatagtgttggtaagatactgaggtcgtccaaggacacaagagcttttagtaccggtttatcctcaacgtctaatcaaatcaaaattttagaaaaagtttttaaactaaggaaaataaaactaactaaaatgctgaaaaataaaataaaagtaaaaacagatagacaagatgaatcacttggatccgactcgtgtgtagtgtaacctttgattattttcgcacttttgcacttgtttaagagattatcttagttattgtagtaggcccctcttttgaaggcgacgttaccctcaacccagtagtttgagtcagcaatgatacaatcctaaaaggtcggattattgaaagataattaattaagttattaatgcataatgtggtaggcccctcttttgaaggcgacgttaccctcggctaagtagtctgagtcagcagggatacagtcctaagtagccgggttaaagtttt encodes the following:
- the LOC110924607 gene encoding cysteine-rich and transmembrane domain-containing protein WIH2-like — translated: MGGPSNAVPENDPPPASYAPPQPPMGFDNPIPTYPGSSGYNPFENPSGYPSDYGTHDPYLTAVVYHHLYPPVYPTGYPVQGYQYPPYQQPPPPQQQQQQTQEILERLDR